The following coding sequences are from one Kallotenue papyrolyticum window:
- a CDS encoding isopentenyl phosphate kinase: protein MRRLVFVKLGGSILTDKTRPEAVDAALLSRVAATLADCLRQERQLRLLIGHGGGSFGHYWAARYATHHGVHDAQGWEGVARVADAMGRLNRLVVGALLEAGIQAVGVQPSASALAHAGTLRELATTALERMLAAPLTPVIYGDVVLDSAQGAAIISTEALFAYLAPRLKPQRIVLLGERGVFTADPRSDPQARLIPRIDAGNIATVLQQVGGSHGTDVTGGMAAKVHQMWQLIEAQPDLEVVLLGAEETAIRAALLGEPLPTGTLMTQRMNQEA from the coding sequence ATGCGGCGATTGGTCTTTGTCAAACTCGGCGGTTCGATCCTAACCGATAAAACCCGTCCGGAAGCGGTCGATGCGGCGCTGCTCAGCCGCGTGGCGGCCACGCTGGCCGACTGTCTGCGCCAGGAGCGGCAGCTCCGGCTCCTGATCGGCCACGGCGGTGGCTCGTTTGGCCACTACTGGGCCGCGCGCTACGCCACGCACCACGGCGTCCACGACGCGCAGGGCTGGGAAGGCGTCGCACGCGTAGCGGATGCGATGGGGCGCCTCAATCGGCTGGTCGTGGGCGCACTGCTGGAGGCAGGCATCCAGGCTGTGGGCGTACAACCCTCGGCCTCGGCGCTGGCACACGCCGGCACGTTGCGCGAACTGGCCACCACCGCACTGGAACGCATGCTCGCGGCGCCACTCACCCCGGTGATCTATGGCGATGTGGTGCTGGATAGCGCTCAGGGCGCGGCGATCATCTCCACCGAAGCGCTCTTCGCCTACCTGGCGCCGCGGCTCAAACCGCAGCGCATTGTGTTGCTGGGCGAACGCGGCGTCTTCACCGCCGATCCGCGCAGCGATCCGCAGGCGCGGCTGATCCCACGCATCGACGCCGGCAACATCGCCACGGTGCTGCAACAGGTAGGCGGCTCGCACGGCACGGATGTCACCGGCGGCATGGCCGCCAAGGTACACCAGATGTGGCAGTTGATCGAGGCACAGCCCGACCTGGAGGTCGTCCTGCTCGGCGCCGAGGAGACGGCAATCCGCGCCGCGCTGCTCGGCGAACCACTACCCACCGGCACGCTCATGACGCAGCGCATGAATCAGGAGGCCTAG
- a CDS encoding LuxR C-terminal-related transcriptional regulator produces the protein MMHTGARVAAQTAAVVPREERSAAATSHEMVEDGPALGQALRRVLLIDPQALARQPIRAALHNHAELTLVGEATTVAQALQLAQELAPHIVILTLGLPDAQGQALIQRLAALVPDAQLVVLAPAAQQAAMMEALRAGASGYLTLDIPPQGLARALSGVARGEMAIPRRIAAWVLAYFREATVEREQLPELTAREREVVQLLAQGATDREIAQRLVIAESTAKKHVQHILRKLRARNRAEAVAKYQRLWR, from the coding sequence ATGATGCACACAGGAGCGAGGGTAGCGGCACAGACTGCAGCGGTGGTACCGCGCGAAGAGCGTTCGGCGGCAGCGACGAGCCATGAGATGGTGGAGGATGGGCCGGCATTAGGGCAGGCGCTCCGGCGCGTGTTGCTGATCGATCCGCAGGCGCTGGCCCGACAGCCCATTCGCGCGGCGCTGCACAACCACGCCGAGCTGACGCTGGTGGGCGAGGCAACCACGGTCGCCCAGGCGCTGCAGCTGGCGCAGGAGCTGGCGCCCCACATCGTGATCCTGACGCTGGGCCTGCCTGATGCTCAGGGCCAGGCCCTGATACAACGGCTGGCCGCACTGGTGCCGGACGCGCAGCTGGTGGTGCTGGCGCCCGCGGCGCAACAGGCGGCCATGATGGAAGCGTTGCGCGCCGGCGCGAGCGGCTACCTGACGCTGGACATCCCTCCCCAAGGGCTGGCGCGCGCGCTCAGCGGCGTCGCGCGGGGGGAAATGGCCATCCCGCGACGGATCGCGGCCTGGGTCCTGGCCTATTTTCGGGAGGCGACGGTGGAGCGGGAGCAACTGCCCGAGTTGACCGCCCGCGAACGGGAGGTGGTCCAGTTGCTGGCGCAGGGCGCAACCGATCGCGAGATCGCCCAGCGGCTGGTGATTGCCGAATCGACTGCCAAGAAGCACGTGCAGCATATTCTGCGCAAATTGCGCGCGCGTAACCGTGCCGAAGCGGTGGCCAAGTACCAGCGCCTGTGGCGCTAG
- a CDS encoding phytoene/squalene synthase family protein, which yields MEAQPYPQLIVRPARDYLATLPPVELPGSAAMPAYSLAQAYRVCRDITRHHSKSFFLATRLLPRAKRMAMEALYAFCRTSDDLVDIHPDPANALARWIAWQQQSAPPADQPVLIAWADSVTRYRLPPTLVDELLAGIAMDLTTQRYESFAELWVYCYRVASVVGLLSMRIIGSAPGAEAYAIRLGVALQLTNILRDIGEDARRGRIYLPLEDLRRFALSQAEVLAGVRDHRFRALMRFEIARAEALYRASWPGIALLHRDGQLAVAAAALLYRGILRKIIANDYNVWTRRAHLSTAEKLAMLPSIIRRVYRLRRGDVRLDDIA from the coding sequence ATGGAAGCGCAGCCCTATCCCCAGCTGATCGTCCGACCAGCCCGCGACTACCTGGCGACGCTCCCGCCTGTCGAACTGCCGGGCAGTGCCGCGATGCCTGCCTATTCGCTGGCGCAGGCCTACCGTGTTTGCCGCGACATTACCCGCCACCATTCCAAAAGTTTTTTTCTGGCGACCCGCTTGTTGCCGCGCGCCAAGCGCATGGCCATGGAAGCGTTGTATGCCTTTTGCCGCACCAGCGACGACCTGGTCGATATCCATCCCGATCCGGCCAACGCGCTGGCGCGCTGGATCGCTTGGCAGCAGCAGTCCGCCCCGCCCGCCGATCAGCCCGTGCTGATCGCCTGGGCCGACAGTGTGACGCGCTACCGTCTGCCGCCAACGCTCGTTGACGAACTGCTGGCCGGCATCGCCATGGATCTGACGACACAACGCTACGAATCGTTTGCGGAGCTATGGGTCTATTGCTACCGTGTCGCCTCGGTGGTGGGCCTGCTCTCGATGCGCATTATCGGCTCCGCGCCAGGCGCCGAGGCCTATGCTATTCGGCTGGGCGTGGCGCTGCAATTGACCAATATTCTGCGCGACATCGGTGAGGACGCGCGGCGCGGACGCATCTACCTCCCCCTGGAAGATCTGCGGCGCTTTGCGTTGAGTCAGGCGGAGGTACTGGCCGGTGTTCGTGATCACCGCTTTCGCGCCTTGATGCGCTTCGAAATCGCACGCGCCGAAGCGCTCTATCGCGCCAGCTGGCCGGGCATCGCCCTGTTGCACCGCGATGGTCAGCTCGCGGTGGCTGCCGCCGCGCTGCTCTACCGTGGCATCCTCAGAAAGATCATAGCCAACGATTACAACGTGTGGACGCGTCGGGCGCATCTATCGACCGCCGAGAAGCTGGCCATGCTCCCCAGCATTATCCGGCGCGTGTACCGGCTGCGGCGCGGCGACGTACGCTTGGATGACATAGCCTAG
- a CDS encoding MerR family transcriptional regulator — translation MSHTARSLQHYSTTPLYNTRLVVSKTGVPADTFRAWERRYGIPAPQRGAGGQRLYSERDIATIRWLRERTSEGLTISQAIALLRSETERSGASDQPRTHQQLVDELLQALLRFDAPEADTVLSEAFALYSVEGVCTEIIQPTLVQIGELWHRGAASVAQEHFASQFLRRKLLALFNIYDVIDGRTTILAACAPGEHHDLGLLLLGLMLVRRNYRVVFLGADVPAEALLDAVAQIQPAVLCLSATTAHTFEHAITVAQQVRAAHPEMIVCIGGQGHSATATIDERIHLFSNHALAAVDQIGGVLAQRRGA, via the coding sequence ATGAGTCATACCGCCCGATCGCTACAGCACTACTCCACCACGCCGCTCTACAACACGCGGCTGGTCGTGAGTAAGACGGGAGTACCCGCTGATACTTTTCGCGCCTGGGAGCGCCGCTACGGCATTCCCGCACCGCAGCGCGGCGCCGGCGGCCAGCGCCTGTACTCCGAACGCGATATTGCCACGATCCGCTGGCTGCGCGAACGCACCAGCGAAGGGCTGACCATCAGCCAAGCCATCGCGCTGCTGCGCAGCGAAACGGAACGCAGTGGCGCAAGCGATCAGCCGCGCACGCATCAGCAACTGGTTGATGAATTGCTGCAGGCCCTGCTGCGCTTCGACGCGCCCGAAGCCGACACCGTGTTGAGCGAAGCTTTCGCCCTCTACAGTGTCGAAGGCGTCTGTACGGAGATCATCCAGCCGACGCTGGTGCAGATCGGCGAGCTCTGGCACCGTGGCGCAGCCTCGGTGGCCCAAGAGCATTTTGCCAGTCAGTTCCTGCGCCGCAAGCTACTGGCACTCTTCAACATCTACGACGTCATCGATGGCCGCACGACGATCCTGGCCGCCTGTGCGCCAGGCGAGCACCACGATCTGGGCTTGCTGCTGCTGGGGTTGATGCTGGTACGGCGCAACTATCGCGTCGTCTTTCTCGGCGCGGACGTACCGGCCGAAGCCCTGTTGGATGCCGTTGCGCAGATCCAGCCGGCTGTGCTCTGCCTGTCGGCCACCACAGCGCATACATTTGAGCACGCCATCACTGTGGCGCAGCAGGTGCGGGCAGCCCATCCAGAGATGATCGTCTGCATCGGTGGCCAGGGGCACAGCGCCACCGCCACCATTGATGAGCGCATCCATCTCTTTTCGAACCACGCGCTCGCCGCTGTTGACCAGATTGGCGGAGTGCTGGCGCAGCGGCGTGGAGCCTAG
- a CDS encoding YggT family protein: MNDYLITFFSLLFQVLYIAILARIILSFIDVQGQWRITHILHEITEPILAPIRRVVPTIGMFDFSPLIAILLLNLLQQLVLSVLG; the protein is encoded by the coding sequence ATGAACGATTATCTCATCACCTTCTTTAGCCTGCTTTTTCAGGTGCTGTATATCGCCATTCTGGCGCGGATCATTTTGAGCTTTATCGACGTGCAGGGCCAATGGCGCATCACGCACATCCTACACGAGATCACCGAGCCGATTCTGGCACCGATCCGCCGCGTGGTGCCGACGATCGGTATGTTCGATTTCAGTCCGCTGATCGCGATCCTGCTGCTCAACCTGTTGCAGCAACTGGTGCTGTCTGTGCTCGGCTAG
- a CDS encoding spermidine synthase translates to MLAGQRYLPVAVFAGGAAALSLELTAARLLQPFFGSSNLIWANVIGLTLIYLTLGAYLGGRVADRRPERCLPARLLLWAGLTLMPVPLLARPLLLWSVSAFSSYSAGVFVGSLFGVLALFSAPLILLGMVTPVALRLSLREVRAAGSTAGNLSALATLGSIAGTFLPVLVLIPLVGTRLTLALVALVLVVLGAVGVRQRRAWLAVVLALALMAAIRLGLAIRPPFCQGCEALYETESRYNYIQVARANTGPQRSPQLRLILNEGQAIHSVYNTRYGATRDPVDLITGGPWDFFHVAPYLYRDRHPDEVDSLLLIGAAAGTIPKQFLAWYGWDARVDAVEIDPVIVEVGRRFFAMDDPPAPNYRIIVADGRVFLRQARSTYDLIGVDAYQQPYIPFHLTTREFFSEARARLTARGVVVVNAGREGTDERLARALASTMRSVFPQVFLLDVPAGGNVLLIGVNQPVGDGVAHFRANARRMRGSILGWLMDQALAQPAQRSLREWTARDAAAYRPFTDDWAPVEALIDRMIVQAVQAARDRRP, encoded by the coding sequence GTGCTCGCCGGGCAGCGCTATCTGCCGGTCGCCGTTTTTGCCGGTGGGGCTGCGGCCCTGAGCCTGGAGCTGACGGCTGCGCGCCTGTTGCAGCCCTTTTTTGGTTCGTCGAACCTGATCTGGGCTAATGTCATTGGCCTGACGTTGATCTACCTGACGCTCGGCGCCTACCTGGGCGGTCGGGTGGCCGATCGTCGGCCGGAGCGCTGCCTGCCGGCGCGGCTGTTGCTCTGGGCCGGCCTGACGCTCATGCCGGTGCCGCTGCTGGCCCGGCCACTGTTGCTGTGGTCGGTGTCGGCTTTCAGCTCGTACTCGGCAGGCGTGTTCGTCGGCTCGTTGTTTGGTGTGCTGGCATTATTCTCAGCGCCGCTGATTCTGCTGGGGATGGTCACGCCCGTGGCGCTCCGGCTGAGTCTGCGCGAGGTGCGCGCCGCCGGCAGCACCGCGGGCAACCTATCGGCGCTGGCGACGCTGGGGTCAATCGCGGGCACGTTTCTGCCGGTCCTGGTCCTGATCCCGCTGGTAGGCACCCGGCTGACACTGGCGCTCGTGGCGCTGGTGCTGGTCGTGCTGGGCGCGGTCGGCGTCCGTCAGCGCCGCGCCTGGCTGGCCGTGGTGCTGGCCCTGGCGCTGATGGCGGCCATCCGCCTGGGGCTTGCCATCCGTCCGCCCTTCTGCCAGGGGTGTGAGGCGCTCTACGAAACCGAGAGCCGCTACAACTACATCCAGGTGGCGCGGGCCAACACTGGGCCACAGCGCAGCCCGCAGCTCCGATTGATCCTCAACGAAGGGCAGGCGATCCATTCGGTGTACAACACGCGCTACGGCGCGACACGCGATCCCGTCGATTTGATCACCGGCGGACCGTGGGATTTTTTTCATGTCGCGCCCTATCTGTATCGCGACCGGCATCCGGACGAGGTGGACAGCCTGCTGTTGATCGGCGCGGCTGCCGGCACGATCCCCAAGCAGTTTCTGGCCTGGTATGGTTGGGATGCGCGCGTTGATGCGGTCGAGATCGATCCGGTGATCGTCGAGGTGGGGCGCCGCTTCTTTGCCATGGATGATCCGCCTGCGCCCAACTATCGGATCATCGTAGCCGATGGTCGGGTGTTTTTGCGTCAGGCGCGCAGCACCTACGACCTGATCGGCGTCGATGCCTATCAGCAGCCGTATATCCCATTTCACCTGACGACGCGGGAGTTTTTCAGCGAGGCGCGGGCGCGGCTGACGGCGCGCGGCGTGGTGGTGGTCAATGCCGGGCGCGAGGGCACGGATGAGCGGCTGGCACGCGCGCTGGCGAGCACCATGCGCAGCGTGTTTCCCCAGGTCTTTCTGTTGGATGTGCCGGCGGGCGGCAATGTGCTGCTGATCGGGGTCAACCAGCCGGTCGGCGATGGGGTGGCCCATTTTCGGGCCAATGCGCGGCGCATGCGGGGCTCGATCCTCGGCTGGTTGATGGATCAAGCGCTGGCGCAGCCCGCGCAGCGCTCGCTGCGTGAATGGACGGCACGGGACGCGGCGGCGTACCGGCCCTTCACCGATGACTGGGCGCCGGTCGAGGCATTGATCGACCGCATGATTGTGCAGGCGGTGCAGGCCGCCAGGGATCGGCGGCCATGA
- a CDS encoding PaaI family thioesterase, giving the protein MTTMSAIQDLLPHNHCWGCGPENAQGLRIKSYWQGDAAICTFRPQPYHAAGPTHVLNGGIIATLIDCHAVCTAIAAAYQAEGRPLGSEPLIWYVTGSLQVTYVQPTPLAAEVILRARVIEQQGRKSRVLCQLFAGDQETARGEVLAIRVPPAWHAPHLASGVH; this is encoded by the coding sequence ATGACAACGATGTCGGCGATCCAGGATCTGCTGCCGCACAACCACTGCTGGGGCTGCGGTCCGGAGAATGCGCAGGGCTTGCGCATCAAAAGCTACTGGCAGGGCGACGCAGCAATCTGTACCTTTCGGCCGCAGCCCTACCACGCCGCCGGCCCGACGCACGTGCTTAACGGCGGGATCATCGCCACGCTGATCGACTGCCATGCGGTCTGCACGGCGATCGCCGCTGCCTATCAGGCCGAGGGGCGTCCGCTGGGCAGCGAGCCGTTGATCTGGTATGTGACCGGCAGCTTGCAGGTGACCTATGTGCAACCTACGCCGCTGGCGGCGGAGGTGATACTCCGGGCGCGGGTGATCGAGCAGCAGGGTCGCAAAAGCCGTGTGCTGTGTCAACTCTTCGCCGGCGATCAGGAAACGGCGCGCGGCGAGGTGCTGGCGATTCGCGTTCCACCAGCTTGGCACGCACCGCATCTCGCCAGTGGAGTGCATTGA
- a CDS encoding ATP-binding protein gives MRRRPPWRRDAHTRALRELRRRAEAMTRGDFSALGRPVGGDRDVEDLRRAMDVLGAHVQQAQLGMQDYIAALTTAQEAERGRLARELHDDTVQRLVALGQGVERAQRLLTRDVAAAHERLNALRAEITALVQAVRAMIGDLRPPALEELGLLPAIELLIRRNAESIPAITITTAGQPRRLEPQSELALFRIVQEALRNAQQHAQASQVTIALHYGPDSLEAIIADDGRGFKPPATGEAARGHFGLLSMQERAQLAGGSLTIESAPGQGTRLTVRLPYPGYGGRDPICDMPVGPEAISVTYAGALYRFCSPACRDLFLTEPARYAARLAHDA, from the coding sequence ATGCGCCGTCGTCCACCCTGGCGTCGCGATGCCCACACCCGCGCGCTGCGCGAGTTGCGCCGGCGCGCCGAAGCGATGACCCGCGGCGACTTCAGCGCCCTGGGCCGGCCCGTAGGCGGCGATCGCGATGTAGAAGACCTGCGCCGCGCCATGGATGTGCTCGGTGCGCACGTACAGCAGGCCCAACTCGGCATGCAGGACTACATCGCCGCGCTGACCACCGCCCAGGAGGCCGAGCGCGGGCGGCTGGCGCGCGAACTGCACGACGATACCGTGCAGCGGCTGGTCGCGCTGGGCCAGGGCGTCGAACGCGCGCAACGGCTGCTGACGCGCGATGTGGCGGCCGCCCACGAACGGCTGAACGCCCTGCGTGCCGAGATCACCGCCCTGGTGCAGGCCGTGCGCGCAATGATCGGCGACCTGCGGCCGCCCGCGCTGGAGGAGCTGGGCCTCTTGCCGGCGATCGAGCTGCTGATCCGCCGCAACGCCGAGAGCATACCCGCGATCACCATCACCACCGCGGGCCAGCCGCGCCGCCTCGAGCCCCAAAGCGAGCTGGCGCTGTTTCGCATCGTCCAGGAAGCGCTGCGCAACGCCCAACAGCACGCGCAGGCCAGCCAGGTCACCATCGCCTTGCACTACGGGCCTGACAGCCTGGAGGCGATCATCGCCGACGACGGGCGCGGCTTCAAGCCGCCGGCTACGGGCGAGGCCGCGCGCGGCCATTTCGGGCTGCTCAGCATGCAGGAGCGCGCCCAACTAGCCGGCGGCAGCTTGACGATCGAGAGCGCGCCCGGCCAGGGCACGCGCCTGACGGTGCGGTTGCCCTACCCCGGCTATGGCGGGCGCGATCCAATCTGCGATATGCCCGTCGGGCCGGAGGCAATCAGCGTCACATACGCGGGTGCGCTCTACCGCTTCTGTTCGCCGGCCTGTCGCGATCTGTTTCTAACCGAACCGGCGCGCTACGCGGCGCGCTTGGCCCACGACGCGTGA
- a CDS encoding response regulator — MSIRVLLADDHGVVRKGVREFLEEEADIEVVGEASDGAQAVELARALAPDVVVMDIKMPGLSGVEATRRIRRDAPGVRVLALTAYDDEPYIFGLLEAGASGYVLKTAESRELIRAIRAVAAGQSALDPAIAPRLIARVAQPANAETLTERELEVLRLAARGLTNKQIGVHLAISDRTVQNHLANIYAKLGVASRTEAVTAALQRGLIHLGE; from the coding sequence ATGAGCATTCGAGTGCTGCTTGCCGACGATCACGGTGTGGTGCGCAAGGGTGTGCGCGAGTTTCTAGAAGAAGAGGCGGATATCGAGGTGGTGGGCGAGGCCAGCGACGGCGCACAGGCCGTCGAGCTGGCACGTGCGCTCGCGCCGGATGTGGTCGTGATGGATATCAAGATGCCCGGCCTGTCGGGCGTGGAGGCAACACGCCGTATCCGCCGCGACGCGCCCGGCGTACGGGTGCTGGCGCTCACGGCCTACGACGACGAGCCCTACATCTTCGGGTTACTGGAAGCGGGCGCCAGCGGCTATGTGCTCAAGACCGCCGAATCGCGCGAGCTGATCCGCGCCATACGCGCCGTAGCTGCCGGCCAGTCGGCGCTGGATCCGGCTATCGCACCGCGCCTGATCGCCCGAGTGGCCCAACCTGCCAACGCCGAAACGCTGACCGAGCGCGAACTGGAGGTGCTGCGCCTGGCCGCGCGTGGCCTGACCAACAAACAGATCGGCGTGCACCTGGCGATCAGCGATCGCACCGTGCAGAACCATCTGGCCAACATCTACGCCAAACTGGGCGTGGCCTCGCGGACTGAAGCGGTCACTGCCGCGCTGCAACGCGGGCTGATCCACCTGGGAGAGTAG
- a CDS encoding SDR family NAD(P)-dependent oxidoreductase — MRAEVVIITGASSGFGRLAALEAARRGYRVVALARRAERLAALARAIEATGGTVLTVAGDVTRAEDQERLIAAALERFGRIDALVNNAGVPLAGGFAQVSVADLRRQWETNVLAVIELTRRALPALMRTRGVVVNVGSLAGHFSFPGWGLYYPSKVAVRSISDALRRELAAYGVRVALLEPGPYRTEFAQQAGLPDPGSFGLDPTPVGRAIVDLIEHPRRLRMMPGWMWLPTTIGAALVAAAPVVVDWLMVQWTRRQQRLRTTAAADAPQQDAP; from the coding sequence ATGCGCGCAGAGGTGGTGATCATCACGGGCGCCAGCAGCGGCTTTGGGCGGTTGGCGGCGCTGGAGGCAGCGCGACGCGGCTATCGCGTCGTCGCCTTGGCGCGCCGGGCCGAACGGTTGGCGGCGCTGGCACGCGCGATCGAGGCGACGGGCGGCACCGTGCTGACGGTGGCTGGCGATGTCACGCGCGCCGAGGATCAAGAGCGGCTGATCGCGGCAGCCTTGGAGCGTTTCGGGCGCATCGATGCGCTGGTCAACAACGCCGGCGTGCCGCTGGCGGGCGGGTTTGCCCAGGTGTCGGTCGCGGATCTGCGGCGGCAGTGGGAGACCAACGTGCTGGCGGTGATCGAGCTGACACGCCGCGCGCTGCCGGCGCTGATGCGCACGCGCGGCGTGGTAGTCAACGTCGGGTCGCTGGCCGGACACTTCTCGTTTCCCGGCTGGGGGTTGTACTATCCTAGCAAGGTGGCGGTGCGCAGCATCAGCGATGCGCTGCGGCGCGAACTGGCGGCCTACGGCGTGCGTGTCGCGTTGTTGGAGCCGGGACCCTACCGCACCGAGTTCGCACAGCAAGCCGGTCTGCCCGATCCGGGGTCGTTTGGCCTGGACCCAACGCCGGTAGGACGCGCTATCGTCGATCTGATCGAGCATCCGCGACGCCTGCGCATGATGCCGGGCTGGATGTGGCTGCCGACCACCATCGGCGCCGCGCTGGTGGCGGCAGCGCCGGTGGTGGTGGACTGGCTGATGGTGCAGTGGACGCGGCGTCAACAGCGCCTGCGCACGACTGCCGCGGCGGACGCTCCGCAGCAGGACGCGCCCTAG
- a CDS encoding aminotransferase class I/II-fold pyridoxal phosphate-dependent enzyme: MVRLSQRVQAVPPSGIRRFFDIAATMQDVISLGIGEPDFVTPDVIREAGIRSIQQGYTAYTSNSGLLELRQALAAHLQRLYGVRYDPEHELLITVGVSEALQNAMLALIDPGDEVIIPEPCFVAYGPSVVFAGGTPVYVPTRVEDNFQVSAATIRAAITPRTKGILIGYPNNPTGAVISRERLLEIATLAAEHDLLVFSDEIYDRLVYGTTHTCVAALPGMRERTVLLGGFSKAYAMTGWRLGYLAAPEAITAAVRKIHQYAIMSAPTMSQYAALAALQQGEPDVQRMLAEYDRRRQVIVSGLRQIGLPTFEPQGAFYVFPRVDHLGLSSSEFAERLLLEQRVAVIPGDAFGPSGAGFVRACYATAMSQIEAALDRIERFVRSIA; the protein is encoded by the coding sequence ATGGTACGACTATCGCAACGGGTGCAGGCGGTGCCACCCTCCGGCATTCGCCGCTTCTTTGATATCGCTGCGACGATGCAGGACGTCATCTCGCTGGGCATCGGCGAGCCGGACTTCGTCACGCCCGACGTGATCCGCGAGGCCGGTATCCGTTCGATCCAGCAGGGCTACACCGCCTATACCTCCAACTCCGGCCTGTTGGAGCTGCGCCAGGCGCTGGCTGCGCACCTGCAGCGGCTCTACGGCGTACGCTATGATCCCGAACACGAACTGCTGATCACCGTGGGCGTCAGCGAGGCGCTGCAGAACGCGATGCTGGCGTTGATCGATCCCGGCGACGAAGTGATCATTCCCGAGCCGTGCTTCGTGGCCTATGGCCCGAGTGTAGTCTTTGCCGGCGGCACACCGGTGTATGTGCCGACGCGCGTCGAGGACAACTTCCAGGTCAGCGCGGCGACGATCCGCGCCGCGATCACACCGCGCACCAAGGGCATCCTGATCGGCTATCCCAACAACCCCACCGGCGCGGTGATCAGCCGCGAGCGACTGCTGGAGATCGCCACCCTTGCCGCCGAGCACGATCTGCTGGTCTTCTCCGACGAGATCTACGACCGACTGGTGTACGGCACGACGCACACCTGCGTGGCCGCGCTGCCGGGCATGCGCGAACGCACGGTGCTGCTGGGCGGCTTCAGCAAAGCCTACGCCATGACCGGCTGGCGGCTGGGCTACCTGGCCGCGCCCGAAGCGATCACCGCCGCGGTGCGCAAGATTCACCAGTACGCGATCATGTCCGCGCCGACGATGAGCCAGTACGCGGCCCTGGCCGCGCTGCAGCAGGGGGAGCCCGACGTGCAGCGCATGCTGGCCGAGTATGATCGCCGTCGCCAAGTGATCGTCAGCGGCCTGCGTCAGATCGGCCTGCCGACCTTCGAGCCCCAGGGCGCGTTTTATGTCTTCCCGCGCGTCGATCACCTCGGCCTGAGCAGCAGCGAGTTCGCCGAGCGCCTGCTATTGGAGCAGCGCGTGGCGGTGATCCCCGGCGATGCCTTCGGCCCCAGCGGCGCGGGCTTTGTGCGCGCCTGCTACGCCACCGCCATGAGCCAGATCGAAGCCGCGCTGGATCGCATCGAGCGCTTTGTGCGTAGCATCGCCTAG